One segment of Candidatus Paceibacterota bacterium DNA contains the following:
- a CDS encoding aminotransferase class I/II-fold pyridoxal phosphate-dependent enzyme: protein MMFNIENQDELIHTLSNKIMEQFPTEVEYAVIFGSRARLENKPASDIDLLLIFKDGSLIQSKVDEFKEFFIQFHVDYALIPDEHYPGEFITRSELEKAIAGYGFTYDQKHVEILPLAANEWTTFNEYRQWLSACAGPSQLIIGDPASFEELKTRCLQSIILLLLLSGSKDTFDQQEIITRLLDEGKEYLGFCNTNYTRQYLDRHLPLILSKLEQQGLVLISENKYTVRRSNAINSLNRLTDKSEFDLKSKFLGDIGKEYGEKVFRKCLDIGVDFITNNHHKVLNFYPEQKVQANLLENIPEKGQALEQVISEYQTKILDGSIRQSSPNYLAFPDSGNATSALAASILECFTNQNLIATAKSAPTGTFVEVQVIHWLRQLIGFANPKEIPGNALDVGGVMVTGGTLANTIGLLVARCKVFPESRKQGLTESNIKPILLITGDTIYHYSHIAAFWWLGLGEENIVKINMLNDYRLDYDDLETKLVTYNNSKTSKVVAVVAQAGDSRTTTIENFEKIALITRKHSVWLHVDACHGGVALFSKNLKAKMQGIEMADSISIDPHKGLGIPYSSSAILFRDLADLQLISKSTDITIQKGSFDLGQITPFLGSRPFDSLKLWFFMKHLGVDGVGELVDYRFSLAKKWSITMNESKYFIALNNVELNSVVFSISPEKLQSHYPDITFDSSLINQINQSLHNLTYTEGYMCIHTFDIIDVTEKIIPSKQKLRVLGVTIGNPHTSDSDFSGHLEYLEKLLEKIINSL, encoded by the coding sequence ATGATGTTCAACATAGAAAATCAAGACGAATTAATCCATACTCTTTCGAATAAGATAATGGAACAGTTTCCGACTGAGGTTGAATATGCAGTTATTTTTGGTTCCCGAGCTCGCCTTGAGAACAAACCAGCGAGTGATATTGATTTATTACTTATCTTCAAAGACGGAAGTTTAATTCAATCTAAGGTTGACGAGTTTAAGGAATTCTTTATCCAGTTTCACGTTGATTATGCACTTATTCCTGATGAACATTACCCGGGTGAGTTTATTACTCGTTCTGAGTTGGAAAAAGCAATAGCTGGATACGGATTTACTTACGATCAAAAACATGTAGAGATTTTACCTCTTGCCGCGAATGAGTGGACAACATTCAACGAGTATAGACAATGGTTGAGTGCTTGCGCTGGTCCCAGTCAGTTGATTATAGGCGACCCGGCAAGTTTTGAGGAATTAAAAACCAGATGTCTTCAATCTATCATACTGTTACTGTTGTTATCCGGTAGCAAAGATACTTTTGATCAGCAAGAAATAATAACCCGATTATTAGATGAGGGCAAAGAATATTTGGGTTTCTGCAATACAAATTACACGAGACAATATCTGGATAGGCATCTACCGCTGATACTATCGAAACTCGAACAGCAGGGCTTAGTGCTTATTTCAGAAAACAAATATACCGTGCGAAGATCCAATGCTATCAACTCATTAAATAGATTAACAGATAAATCTGAGTTTGATTTAAAGAGTAAGTTTCTTGGCGATATTGGCAAGGAATATGGGGAAAAGGTTTTTAGAAAGTGCTTAGATATCGGTGTTGATTTTATTACCAATAATCACCATAAAGTTTTAAATTTTTATCCGGAACAAAAAGTTCAAGCAAATCTGTTAGAGAATATCCCTGAGAAAGGTCAGGCTTTGGAGCAAGTTATATCAGAATATCAAACAAAAATACTTGATGGTTCAATAAGACAATCATCTCCAAATTATTTAGCTTTTCCTGATTCTGGAAATGCCACATCCGCATTGGCGGCAAGTATTTTAGAGTGTTTTACAAATCAGAATCTTATAGCAACTGCTAAGAGCGCACCAACCGGGACTTTTGTCGAAGTGCAGGTTATTCACTGGCTTCGCCAGCTTATTGGTTTTGCGAATCCAAAAGAAATCCCTGGAAATGCTTTGGATGTGGGAGGAGTGATGGTTACTGGTGGTACTCTTGCAAATACCATCGGACTTTTAGTTGCTCGTTGTAAGGTTTTTCCAGAATCACGAAAGCAAGGTTTAACAGAATCAAATATAAAGCCGATCTTACTCATTACCGGCGATACCATTTATCATTATTCTCATATAGCCGCATTCTGGTGGCTCGGTTTGGGGGAAGAGAATATTGTGAAGATAAATATGCTTAATGATTACCGTCTTGATTATGATGATTTGGAAACAAAGCTCGTTACATACAACAATAGTAAAACATCAAAAGTAGTTGCGGTGGTAGCACAAGCTGGTGATTCGAGAACAACTACCATCGAAAATTTTGAGAAAATAGCACTGATTACAAGAAAACATAGTGTATGGCTACATGTCGATGCGTGTCATGGCGGTGTGGCCTTGTTTTCAAAAAATTTAAAGGCGAAAATGCAAGGAATTGAAATGGCTGATTCAATCAGTATCGATCCACACAAGGGGTTGGGTATACCATATTCCTCAAGCGCAATACTCTTTAGAGATCTAGCCGACCTTCAGCTGATTAGTAAATCCACAGATATTACTATTCAAAAGGGTTCATTTGATTTGGGGCAGATAACACCATTTTTAGGGAGCAGACCATTCGATAGTTTAAAATTATGGTTCTTCATGAAGCATCTTGGTGTTGATGGTGTGGGAGAGTTGGTGGATTACCGCTTCAGCCTAGCAAAAAAGTGGTCTATAACAATGAATGAATCGAAGTACTTCATCGCTCTTAATAATGTTGAGCTAAATAGTGTAGTTTTCTCTATTTCACCAGAAAAACTTCAATCACACTATCCAGACATCACTTTCGACTCTTCATTAATAAACCAAATCAACCAATCACTTCACAATCTGACGTATACGGAGGGCTACATGTGCATACACACTTTTGACATTATCGATGTCACGGAGAAAATTATTCCTAGTAAGCAAAAATTGCGTGTTCTGGGGGTTACAATAGGAAATCCTCACACATCTGACTCTGATTTTTCTGGGCACCTTGAATATCTAGAAAAGTTGCTTGAGAAAATTATCAATTCTTTATGA
- a CDS encoding glycosyltransferase family 4 protein: MKRKSLLILAPPVPPHHIGGDGKFALDIATELSRRGQKVTILTPFYNGSFIDERPNDFLRIIRVPISDPLSKDPWDVPIWDPEFTIGRDKVLLEHIRNLNLINKDVWVHEIGGSIYNRLLLTLKNQEELFYSCHIQIVLENYDKLIPNNRDLKKLTLESQRLLIKNASMVFFLSKFDFIPFQYDVKDYRIVPNGVELSKFVFKKQVERDAWYRIFIGGRLHDKMKGATEMFPILNMILEKEKMVELHVCAPDKTYFEHFSAEAMKHVHYHGWISVQKTQEIIGRCDLSLVPSLYEPFGLLALESLANGIPVLGTKTGGLSEMIIPNTNGDFIDTQYPNKVKTILEYYISRKNNLQQRDIQDSIRRTVEKYDIKNIANLYINNLGEFQASEC, encoded by the coding sequence ATGAAGCGTAAATCACTACTTATCCTCGCACCGCCTGTGCCGCCACACCACATAGGGGGCGATGGAAAATTTGCGCTTGATATCGCTACTGAATTAAGCAGGAGGGGTCAGAAAGTCACTATCTTAACCCCGTTTTATAATGGCAGTTTTATAGATGAGCGACCTAACGATTTTTTAAGAATAATCAGAGTCCCGATCAGTGATCCGCTCAGTAAAGACCCATGGGACGTGCCTATTTGGGATCCAGAATTTACAATAGGAAGAGACAAGGTTCTTTTGGAGCATATAAGAAACCTTAATCTAATAAATAAAGATGTGTGGGTTCATGAGATAGGCGGGTCTATTTACAATCGGTTACTACTTACTTTAAAAAACCAGGAAGAACTGTTTTACAGTTGTCACATACAGATTGTCTTAGAAAATTACGATAAACTCATACCAAATAACAGGGATTTGAAAAAGCTTACTCTTGAGTCGCAACGATTGCTTATTAAAAATGCTTCGATGGTGTTCTTTTTATCAAAATTTGATTTCATACCATTTCAATACGATGTTAAAGACTACCGAATAGTTCCTAATGGAGTTGAGCTATCCAAATTTGTTTTTAAAAAGCAAGTTGAAAGAGATGCGTGGTATCGCATCTTTATCGGAGGAAGGTTGCATGACAAAATGAAAGGAGCGACAGAAATGTTCCCGATCCTTAATATGATTTTAGAAAAAGAAAAAATGGTTGAATTGCATGTCTGTGCTCCCGATAAAACGTACTTCGAGCACTTCAGCGCTGAAGCAATGAAGCATGTTCATTACCATGGATGGATTTCAGTCCAAAAAACTCAAGAGATTATAGGACGCTGTGATTTAAGCCTCGTACCATCTCTTTATGAGCCGTTTGGATTACTTGCCCTTGAGTCTCTAGCAAACGGCATACCAGTACTTGGTACAAAGACCGGAGGATTATCGGAGATGATAATACCAAATACCAATGGGGACTTTATAGATACGCAATATCCAAATAAAGTGAAAACTATACTCGAGTATTACATATCACGCAAAAATAATTTACAACAACGAGATATTCAAGACAGTATCAGGAGGACGGTCGAAAAATATGATATCAAAAATATTGCTAATCTCTATATTAATAATCTCGGAGAATTTCAAGCGTCTGAATGTTAG
- a CDS encoding glycosyltransferase — MILITTYYSRSGDQRFLNRRQYLEQTIQSVDSQNLDNLFHLIVDDGSTDDMYSVLSKKYADHPTRRVIRREKSHAEPLSSTNARNYAIELCLKHKNIAGIDISNHKYISFTDSDDLVTNLGLRLSFMEKNQFSFGYSDAFIFFDNDIPGRLVWKALNPQRAYKNFWIFGKMPYPTMCWRKDFLEGLTLWVKRRYGFDGPFDPNIGCAEDVDIALSSFEYAKIVNTKIGYIPEVTAGYRIHQNSLAEIREQGTRKTEEHKVLIRHFGRMESLWMYVKRAIVRPEFLFPSLIKLRNRFRKKFVADV; from the coding sequence ATGATTCTAATTACCACATATTATTCTCGGTCTGGAGATCAGAGGTTTCTAAATAGACGCCAATATCTTGAACAAACAATACAATCAGTTGATTCGCAAAATCTCGACAATCTTTTCCATTTAATCGTCGACGATGGAAGCACTGATGATATGTACTCGGTATTAAGCAAAAAATATGCCGACCATCCAACGCGAAGAGTGATCAGAAGAGAAAAGTCTCATGCAGAACCACTAAGTTCGACAAATGCAAGAAACTATGCAATAGAGTTATGCCTCAAGCATAAAAATATAGCAGGTATTGATATTTCCAACCATAAATATATTTCATTCACTGATTCTGATGATCTCGTTACCAATCTCGGTTTGAGATTATCTTTTATGGAGAAAAATCAATTTTCTTTTGGCTATTCTGATGCTTTTATTTTTTTCGATAATGATATCCCTGGTCGCCTTGTTTGGAAAGCTCTTAACCCTCAAAGGGCATACAAGAATTTTTGGATTTTTGGCAAGATGCCATATCCGACCATGTGTTGGAGGAAAGACTTTTTGGAAGGATTAACCTTGTGGGTTAAAAGACGTTATGGTTTTGATGGACCATTTGATCCTAATATTGGGTGCGCTGAGGATGTGGACATCGCGCTTTCTTCGTTTGAATATGCAAAAATTGTTAACACAAAGATAGGCTATATACCAGAAGTCACTGCTGGATATCGAATACACCAAAATTCTTTAGCGGAAATTAGAGAACAAGGAACTAGAAAAACTGAAGAACATAAAGTTTTAATAAGGCATTTTGGCCGCATGGAAAGTCTCTGGATGTATGTAAAACGTGCCATTGTGCGTCCTGAATTTTTGTTTCCATCGCTAATAAAGCTAAGAAATAGATTCCGTAAGAAGTTTGTAGCAGATGTCTAA
- a CDS encoding inositol monophosphatase encodes MELNNRLDFLLKFISSNANKALEHFNNGNNDNHSKNDGSLVTELDVFLNKKFISEISIKYPGEGVLGEEISLKKNSNFQWVIDPIDGTDAFVMGSANWTISVGLLDDGAPVLGVVANPILNRILFAFKGGGAFKTKITNYQKCDQIFISDTRSISDAKIFGLYDKNALYAPSAFIKDIIKDAKYYLDFYSFSEHCSYLAMGKADAVIFWWDTLYDIAPLKIIIEEAGGKVTDLFGEDQRYDCPIKGAILSNGHLHGFLVEKLNSELHK; translated from the coding sequence ATGGAACTAAATAATAGACTTGATTTTCTGCTCAAGTTTATTTCGTCAAATGCAAACAAGGCTCTGGAGCATTTTAATAATGGTAATAATGATAATCACTCAAAGAATGATGGCTCATTAGTGACAGAATTGGATGTTTTCCTAAATAAAAAATTTATTAGCGAAATAAGCATAAAATATCCCGGAGAAGGTGTTTTGGGAGAAGAAATCTCTCTCAAGAAAAATTCTAATTTCCAATGGGTTATTGATCCGATAGATGGAACAGACGCATTCGTAATGGGTTCAGCGAACTGGACAATATCAGTAGGCCTACTGGATGATGGCGCCCCAGTGCTTGGTGTGGTTGCAAATCCTATTTTAAACCGAATACTTTTTGCGTTTAAGGGTGGTGGTGCGTTTAAGACTAAAATCACTAACTATCAAAAATGCGATCAAATATTTATATCAGATACTAGATCCATTAGCGATGCAAAGATTTTTGGTCTGTATGATAAAAATGCACTATATGCCCCCAGTGCATTCATTAAAGATATTATAAAAGACGCGAAGTATTATCTTGATTTCTATTCTTTTTCAGAACACTGCTCTTATCTGGCTATGGGGAAAGCGGATGCGGTGATATTTTGGTGGGATACTTTGTACGATATTGCTCCACTAAAGATTATTATTGAAGAGGCTGGTGGTAAGGTAACGGACTTATTTGGTGAAGATCAACGTTATGATTGTCCAATAAAAGGAGCTATTTTAAGTAACGGCCATCTACATGGGTTTCTCGTCGAGAAGTTAAATAGTGAATTGCATAAATAA